The Aedes albopictus strain Foshan chromosome 1, AalbF5, whole genome shotgun sequence genomic interval TGATACGACTTTGCCGTAGAATGTGCCTGTCTTTAACTGCAAGTGCATCTTGCAGGTTTTCACCGTCTCAGTGAGGGCAGCAACCTGTTTGATGAGCTCCCCAATGGTGCCATGCTCTTTCACTGTTTCGATGCGATTGCTCATGGTGTAATTCTGCAGAGCTTGTTCCATTTCAGCCATCCTTGTTTCTCTCGCTCCGGCATCTGTCTGTAGCTTCTTGATTGTATCTTGCAGTTCTGCAATTCCGGTATCCTTGCTGGCATTGACGACTCCAGAGAAGGTACCACTGCTTCGGCTGGCTCCTTGGCGGGCTCCGTATTCTCTACGGGCTTGCGGGTACGAGATGTCCATGTCCACTCGAATTTGCTGAATGGCCATTTCTTTTTCGTACACCGGACACTTGCGACTCGAAACAGGATGGTCGGCTGTCCGACAATGTTTGCAGGATGGTGCCTCTGTGCATTGGTATCTAGGTCTCTGACCGATGTCATCAGTCCTTTTTTCCGGGTTTCCTCCATCAGCATTAGCAGCTTCttgatcttccgggtgggctttGCTGCAGCGACCACATATTCGTTGCGAACTGGTGCACCGTTTACCACTGTGCCCGTATTCCCAACAGCGGAAGCATAACATTGGAGACGGATAATATTTACGGGTTTTGCACCGAGACCATCCAAAATCAACATGATCCGGAATAACGGTGCCCCTTATCGTAAGTACTATTGTGGCTGTATTCTCACGCTTGCCATCCGGAGTACGGCGAGTAATCCTTTTCACTTCCTTGACTCCCTGGTTTGCAAGTTGTTCAACTAGGTAGCTATCGGTCAGTCCTGTGGAGTCGTGATTTGTCACAACGCACTTCCTCTGGTTCAGAAAGGGGTGTTCTGTGATCCGGATTGGAGTGCTGTCCTGTAGCTGTGTCATACGGAGCAATCGATTCACTTGTTCCTGACTCCTTACTTTCAACACGTAGGACAAGCCTCTGTTCTCTTTGAAGGCCCCAAAAATGGGACCTCCAATAGCCTTTTCGACAGATAGGCGGAGAAGAAAGGGGTCTTGTGGCATCACACCAGCGGTTGACTCCATTTTCAGGTACTGAAGTTGGCCTGCGGTACCTGTCGGGTCCATGTAATCCGGTAATAATGGACCTGTGTAGTCGCCATTCATTCGATTTCCCATACTGCCAAGACCACCACCGGGGCCCCCTGGATCCCCTGGATGGAGTGGTCGGCCATTAGCCAGCAATATGCCGGCTGGCCAGGGAAAAACAGTTCACGTTTTTTGGTCTGTCGCGCACCGGTTGGGAAACACTGATGTATACTTGGAGAAAAAAACGTCACTTCAGCTACTTCAAcacctcgattttttttttactgttcgGTAAAAACTGTTTGTTCTTTTTTAGTCACTGGTTTCTATTCGGGTTACCACACACAACGGCGAAGGCCAACGCCAAACAATGCGATGATGGTTTGTTGGTATCAGCGAAGCCGCACGTGAGAAGCACTTCAGACACTGTTTTTGCTAATTTTTCACCGAATTTGATCGGATTTTCAGTGCAGACACTAGCCCACCTTAATCACTGAACGATTGATTCACTTTCCAGGAAAAAAGATCGCGAAAGAACACTATAGATATCGATATGTCGAGCGCGCACGATGTTGGTACTATTACCAAAGGTGACCCGAGCAAAACTGAGGGCTGTGATGTTATATCCATTTTGGTACACAACACATAGtgtttagggtctgttccaattggagaatcaaaattaattttcacttaaacttgacagttcgataattatttccttaggagaactgtcaagtttaagttttttttattctttattaaagTGATTTTCCTCCGTAGGAGGGTTCATCACTAGTCAGATTAACCATCTTATCCTATTTCAGAGAGGTAAGTTAACCAAAATTACCCCTTCCCGCTTTATCTTTTAGAGGTTACTACACAAGCAAGACAACAAATTTGAAGAAAACTAACAAAGCAACATTAATAACTAGAGTGCGCAACGGTTTTCGAGTTCCTCCTCGAATTGACTACTCGATCTTGAACGATCAAATCTTATTGAAGAGTCCAGTAGTTTTGAGGAAATCGGATAAAGCTTTCACAGCTGCTGGATCGTCGCTAAGTGTATCCCGGAGATGCCATGAAGTTGCCTGGAAGACTCATATTCCGGACAAACGCAAAGTACATGCTCTGCCGTCACGTGTACATTACATATTGGACACTGTATCCGGAATGGGCGGCCACCCATATTGTATGACAGCCTAGAGTGACCTGTCCGCAATCGGGAAATGTTTTGCTGATCCTTATGTGAGCGAGTATCCTTCCAAGCTTCGATTGATTCCTTCACTTTCCGCAAATGATGACTTCTCATGCTATTCCATTCGGTTTGCCATCGTCTTCGAAACGTGAAAACGAGCCAACGTTTGAGCTCGAGAAAAGGAACGTCAACAGAATATCGGGGGCAGGAATGACTGGTACCAGCAAGAGAATCGGCTGAGACGTTTCCAGGTATTCCACAATGGCCGGGAATCCAAGCGAAATTTGTAGATCTCGGTGTATTTTTGATGATTGCTTGAATCCATGGGTGATCGGGGGTCTCAGACTGCAAAGCAGAAATAACGCTGGCAGAGTCGGATAGAATCAACACGGGACGATCGGCAGGGGTTGTTGCGGCTATAAGAATCGCGGCTGCCTCGgcgaaaaaaaaagaacactGGGGTGGCATGCTGTAACTGAACGAAACATCTCCGGATACTCCAATTCCGACTCCCCGATTGGAGAGAGATCCATCTGTGAAtcgtcaagtttaagtgtcggactgtcaaatttaagtaaaaattaattttaattcgccaattggaacagaccctaagccTTTACCTTTAAACCTTTACCTTTGTCGCGGCATATCATCAATGATGCGTACCAGATAGTattatattgtcgtcgcggttgaaacccgaagtttccccacacccgacaatcgaattttctcaaaatccatacgtgatacctaacgtcggacgtagtgcgctggatagcggacctggccctctatccagcgcgctgtgcccgacgtacgtccgacacacgattTGGGAgatacatcgattttcgcgtgtcaaaaattccgattttcaactgcacgaacaatatgcaAGTTTAATTGTATGATCATAGCATGTGGGTTAAACTCTGAAAAAAGCGTTTTGCAAGACATTCTTCATAGATCTAAAAAAGTCTGCAGTAGAGAAACCATAAAAAATCCGAGAAtaattggaaaaaaatctagcgATGATTTCATCAAAGATATACCAACAGAATTGCAAATTGTTTGAGACTTGAGTAGATAAACACTTGACTAGAAAATTCTAAACAGATTTCTGggttgaaaatccctgaaaagtaTTTGAAAAATTTCAGATATATCAAGATGATAACGTATGTAACGAagggttgtgctacttttccccgaatgtcggttCCCCGAAAGTCGTTTCCCCCGaacgccgtttccccgaatgatacttttccccgaatgacaCATTTCCCAGAATCATATCctttattttataggcggttctttcaagttttattgTTACTCAGACTTGTTATATCCGTTCTGTGAACGCACTCTATCAAATGAGAGAAGAGTTCTGATGTGAtctgcaattgggttgtttacacaccaaacgctttcagcaatattttgctgaattttgccgaactgaagggtccagcaaatttttttgctgaactttcagcaaagtttgctgaatttcagcaaaacgttgctggtgatcagctaagtttactgaacaaatcagcaaattttgctgaatttcagtaaaatttttgctgaaactttcagcaaggcaaaattcagcaaaattttgctgaaaccctcaatcgatttttggtgtgtagtgaataaaatattgctattttctatagcctaatcgaaagagctcatttttctgagcataatgtgattttattgtattccaatacttttgttttgatggttaaattaacaaaacaattttaattttcgtggatagaatgacagttcaatcgacccgaacaaaaaaaattccccatacaaactttaaatgcattttaaaaatagttcccggactccaaaaattatgaaattttggatttcgaataaattttgggcggagaatctgattatgaaataatccggatacccctaaagaacccaattacaaTAATAAAGCTCAGTTGATTTACAACTGCCAACCAAACCACTATGGCTTTTCATTTCGTTGCGTATTTCTTCCTCTATTGTTCTCTCCCCGCAACCCGAGTTGTGAATTGTTACAGTGGCGTACGAGGATGAAAATTTGCCATCAGAATGATGGTTTGGCCACCGATTCCTCATTTTTGTTTTTTGGTTTGGACGCGTGCTTTTGTTTAGTACAATTTATAAGAACAACGATTTTCTGTTTTTTGTGCAATGTAGTGCGTGAATTGTTTTGGTTATTTTATCAGTGTACAGTAGATTGTTTTATTGATTACGCGTGATTTTGTGTAAAAGATTTATATTTTTTTGCATCGCTTTGTTCGTGTTTTTTCCGCGTAATTTTTGTATTGTGTATGGTACTTTTTTGTATACGGTGTACGATATAGTTTGCACAGCGgcatctctgttttttttttggttcaggAGATTGATATCGAAATTGCATTTTTTCCCTGACGAAATTTTTTTACACTGTGACTAATTGCATTAGAACAAACTCTATTTATCATAGAACATTTTTTTAATAGGCCATTTTGAATCGCATATGATTCGTCTTTGTCCAGCAAGTCTGCTGTTGACTTTTATTTGCCTttgtttgttctatttttgtttgCTCCTTTTACTAATGATGAGCATGAGTACCGAGGATTTTCTCAGCAGTAGAACGATTTTTGAGTCACCGATTTGAATGCTGAGCTAATATTGAGCATGAGTaccctagtaatcctacattatagagatctgcggaggcggccattgtaagccaatcgtgcagaaagaactgtcaaagtgtgagccaaatgaacaggctgatcgttcgtaagaaggcgtcgattgaacggtattgcaatccgaactaaataaattacaattatttatttttaatatcgagaaattgacggtatatgtaagtttagtaaaaagatagaatttaattaattctgctttcaaaagctcaagcttatgacgaaacttttgttgctgcacttctcgaaaaaactttcattgctgcttcttgcttcatttctgccgatatgtttagcttaacactttgcaataaatttcagatttcatcgattgctccgctatttttttcaaaattttgaaaaaaaaatctaccataattagaaaatgtaaacaaaacaacttgaaccactacgaagtcacgcacaaagtttgaacatctagctttgcagcaagtgttggcagctgatgtaaacaaaatgaacagcgttgctaaatcgacatatgtaacttccgcttatctctatgtagaggatttctagagtACCCGACCCCGAGATGTTTCTCAGCATCAGCGCAACGCCGACGTTGCCGACTCGAACGTGATCGTCGCATTTTCAGCTTCAAAATCGGCGGTGAGAAATAGGTATGGAAATCCGACAAACATGTTGACATTGAATGGTGAGAAGACCAAGAACACGATAAGTGCATACCAACAGAATTATCGATGCAGCAAATGGTTTCTTGTTGGTTGTGAAAGAACATCTAGTCAAGCCGGAGATCGTCATCCATGCTGCAACCGACTTGCTTCGACGCCGAAGGAAGGTGGAGAGCGATGGTGCTATATTGTTCTTCTTCGGATGTGCAGTTTGTGCTGATGAGATACATGCTTCAATGTATACCACTCTTGTATTCTTGTGTTATCACTGTAGGGTGGTTGCACCAAACACGGAGTGTGTCAAGATTAGAATATCGTTGTGTACATTTTACAGTGATAGTTCAAGGGTGTAATGTTATTTTATGAACTTGCTAAAGCATAATAGCTTTTGTACTAGTACTACGTTATTGTATTTGATTTAGGCACTGTATATTTAATTGAAATGAAGTTATTGATTGTTAATTACACCTATTTTACTTCGATTTAACGTGAACATTGATTAGTGTATCAGTTAAGAAGATGAGCATTTTGTGATTAAAAAGCTGTCAAGATCCAGCGTTCAGAATTGTAATTGTATATGTATAAGTTATCTCTGTTTATGTTCGTATGTGTTAACTAGGGTGTAGGAGTTGTTATATCCGTTCTGTGAACGCACTCTATCAAATGAGAGAAGAGTTATGATGTGATCTGCAATTACAATAATAAAGCTCAGTTGATTTACAACTGCCAACCAAACCACTATGGCTTTTCATTTCGTTGCGTATTTCTTCCTCTATTGTTCTCTCCCCGCAACCCGAGTTGTGAGTTGTTACAAGATTCAGAAACAGTGTCCAATGCTCTCCGTTTAAAAAGTGATTCAAGTGCAGTGCTCCTGTTTGGAGATTTCAATCAACGTAATCTGACTTGGCTATTGAGCTCTGGCCATGCTTTTGTCGATCCACTCAACTCCAAAATATCCATATCCAGTCAAATTCTTCTTGACAATATGGCGTTTCGTGGTCTGCGACAATGAAATGTGATCCGGAATTGCAATAATCAAATACTAGACCTAGTATTTAGTAGTGATTCCAGTATGACCAATGGATTTGCTTCGTTAGCGGCAGAACAGGTTGTCCCTCCTGATTGCCATCATCCAGCTCTTGATATCTCTATGCAGTTGATGCCTCCCGTAAGTTTCTTTGACGACATTGATCTTTCGGAACGTGATTATCGCCATGGTGATTTTGATACTTTGAATTATCTTCTGTCGCAAGTCGATTGGTCCAAAGTTTACCGCTGTGTGGATGTAACAGCTTTTAACGAAATTCTCCATACCTTTATTGTTGAAACAGTCCCGTTAGTCAGACCTCCAAGGAAACCAGTCTGGTCTAATCGGCATCTTCGTGATCTCCGACAGCGACGTTATAAGCTGCTCCAACGCTACAATTCTCGAAAGTGTCCGTTTATTAAACGCCAGTTGGATGAGGCTACTCGTATTTACCGCGGATACAATCGACGTTTGCATAAAAGCTACGTCGTAaaattcactggtttccgagacatgacagttcaaaaataatttgactaaaaaatagtgttttgcgaGAACCATTCtatcttcgcgaaagattaaccaatcgagctcaaaattgtaccaatgatgcacatatagtaatgaaacaaacagtcaaaatttgagaattttttatgcaatctatgaaaagttacagcgttttgaacttttttgcgagaacattttggccaccccctgaacttgtagggtagaagcttcagttttggccagcccggagttttggccatagtgcggtattcagcctgttacgatctaaatcggcataaatttatttttaactagtagaatctaatataatatgatgattacagctgtgaaaaccatacatattgattaaaaactggaagaaaaaaatattttttcttaaaaaatcagctcccatatatctattttggccagggtgcttctaatttggccactcccataagaaatacacgtgattggccaaaatagaaaccaaagctgagaatatggccaaaactgcggcaatgcttctattttggccagtgccacttttaatacgaaaatcaagtattggcttgatttctgcatttttctaataaagtatagatcgaaacctttcaatGTGTTGGTTGTTTTTATTGGATTATTggctatttttttaaaaatgatttcccttagactggccaaaaccggtgcccgcaccctatatgtACTGCAAAGTTTGAAACTaggaaagtggaaccatctcggcaggggtcctattttgggcacttttctgctataactcagccaattctgaaccaattgatacaatttttggaacgcgatgagacaCGTATAGTATCTAGTGTACAAATTCTCAAGTCAGATAATttcaatttcctgaaacttggtcgtataattcagcttggttgggaaggatttgaggccaatttcaacggctgagttcaacagctttcaaaaatacccccatgacgaaaagaacaaaactgccgaaaatacacaatttcccctatacacgcagaaaaaagcatggtaaaatcaaaaatatttcaggtaaactcaaataaattgtcaatttgttctggcaacaaaaatacagtcaggtctttttttacgcggttttaatttacgcggccgcgtaaatgaaaactccatacaaaaaaaaaaatcatcgtcttatttttgcatgattcgtcgagaaatggtgagactttttttacgcggttttttgaattttgaactgagttttttttttacgcggtacgtatcccccgcgtaaaaaaaacctgactgtaaaactgtttggagcaaatcgaacgtcacatttgaagcaaattcaatccatttttgaaacaaacatgtatcttctgactggttatgttagaaacaaatgtaaaattttttgttttttttttgtggcaggtcggccctacggaaatatttgttttccaatcaaatttacaaaattattttcttctctaggaaaatccacttcccgcgtggcactttcaatgccaacatcatgtagataacatacgctcccgaaatcaatgggatttcgtggaaacttttggtgaaacttgccttttttgcaagaggaaatcttgtttggtgatgcagctggaacttgagagttttgtttatgttctcgacggcggaatggggggctcttcaatgtgaattgtagaaatcaatatgtaattgagtttgttttaaaaataatattttagttttaaatattttatcagtttaccgaataaacatgaatatttttgtttcaaacgaacgaaatttgtctccgtgtatgcCGCAGAAAAAAACAGATAAGTAAAACATCTTAAACCTTCCATTTTTCAGACACCCTCACATTCTTCGGTTGTACACCTGGTTCCATGATGAACGCCGCATATACTTGGCACTGGAATTGGCTTCTCAGGGTGAACTGTACAAGCATCTGAAAGCAGCACCGAACGGGCGATTCAATGAACAGCGGTCAGCTAAATACACCTATCAGGTTGCAGACGCATTGAACTATTGTCATGCCAACAATGTCATCCATCGTGATCTAAAACCGGAAAACATTCTACTAACGGACGACGATAACGTGAAACTGGCCGATTTCGGCTGGTCTGCGCACACGAATTCGAATCGGAGGAAAACCATGTGCGGAACCTTGGATTATTTGCCGCCAGAGATGGTGGATGGCAAAATATATGATGATTCCGTAGATCAGTGGTGCTTAGGAATTTTGTGTTACGAGTTTTTGGTTGGTTATCCACCATTCGAGTCGGAAACAACGGAGGCCACGTATGACAAGATTCGGCGTTTGGAAGTTGACTATCCTCGGTTCATGACTTCAGGTGCTAAAGATCTGATCTCTAAACTACTCAAAAAGCCAAGCAGTTCCCGAATTACACTTGTTGATGTTATGAAGCACTACTGGATCAAGGAAAATATGGGAAAGTAGTTAGGTGATTTTTGCTCATTCATTTTGTACTCTTATTAATATATGTAATGCAGTTTATATTTTCGAAAATAAATGTAACAATTTTAATCTCTTAATATTTTGTCCAaacagaaaccaatgctcaaacatcttgtttgactcgatcgaattttcattagtgtcaaactgatgttgtttcttgagttctttccttgtcaaataggaCGTAGTGGGCTGAGCAGCGAATCTgcccctctatccagcgcactttgcccgacgcACGGCTTGggagaaaaatcaattttcgcttgtcaaaaattccgattttcaattgCATGAACAATACCTACTACTGCCGTAAAAAAGCTTATTCGTTTAAATTCACATCCACTTTTTTGAGATGCGGTGCACAccctgataaaaatatacaataaaatcgccataaacttccattgaataatgataaagttgattgttcaacaacaaatcatattgtgtacgtattttcctgctgaaaattatgtattggaactacaatatgtgcacaataaaatgaatggcactagagcagtgcttcccaaactgtgcgccgcggcgccctggtgcgccgtgaacttgtcgctggtgcgccgcaggctcttgagccaaaacaaagaaaaataatttGGGAAAATCTTTTTTGTTTGAAACTTGAAAGTGTTGCTCCAAAATTGATCCCAATTTCCGAATATTCTATTCAATTTCTGGTACCCTCTTAAaacatttattttaaaatttccgaGGTTAAAAGAAGTTTTAAAGTTTTTGGAGTTTTGAAATATATTTAATAAGATTCTTAAAGAGATTATTGAATTTCCAATTATTCAGTTGAGTTTTTGATTCTACGAACAACAACTTGtaatgaaaagtaaaaatttcaaaaatcataTTAAAGTTATTTCAAGAATAATTTTTGCCAGTGTCCCGGTGTGTATGTTGTATCCTGTTTTTCGAAATGATGCAAATTGTCGGTTTCGTGCAAGTAGGCCACGTCTCAAAATCGGTTATTTTTGAGACCTTGATGGAAAACTATGTTACTTTTGATCGCATTAAGACCCGTTTTAAAAATCTCGAAGAAACGTAagcttcagacattttttttatccaaaactCATGTAAAAGATAGCCTTTCGCCTTCAAGCTTTTCTCAAGGCTTGGTAATGAATGATCCATCATCAGCCTGGTCTTAAATGTTTGTATCTAACTTTGCAAAAATTGTCTGCAGTACATTCTTAACTAACCATCTTTGGAGTTTTcttagattttcatgaaattatATCACATCAATTTAATTCACCCAGAATAATCAAAGTATTGCAACAGTTTGACTGTTTTTGGTTAGGAATAATCAGCTTGTTTTAAATGTAGATGT includes:
- the LOC109423204 gene encoding aurora kinase B, which codes for MATAERMYTMDDLPQLIDGVSSENVVGVTQYIVNMMSHPAYGSSYQWTKDDFELGCALGRGKFGRVYLAREKHTKFMVAMKVMFKSELTKGRVEKQLLREIEIQSRLKHPHILRLYTWFHDERRIYLALELASQGELYKHLKAAPNGRFNEQRSAKYTYQVADALNYCHANNVIHRDLKPENILLTDDDNVKLADFGWSAHTNSNRRKTMCGTLDYLPPEMVDGKIYDDSVDQWCLGILCYEFLVGYPPFESETTEATYDKIRRLEVDYPRFMTSGAKDLISKLLKKPSSSRITLVDVMKHYWIKENMGK